A stretch of Arctopsyche grandis isolate Sample6627 chromosome 9, ASM5162203v2, whole genome shotgun sequence DNA encodes these proteins:
- the Fbxl7 gene encoding F-box and leucine-rich repeat protein 7: MSHAAMGRRSPLACPLATLGRASPPLEPPAYHHPLSSSPLDPHAYLSRNPQHHDRDSPTLEKSYQPYARSRNTPSIEPPYRTRDQGYQRYDPPFHARQSPALDRCYPFGKKSTSSVDSHMTYHLSRSSSSSLDQPYIHPSLNPLEPQVYHIPRNPAKAIEDSYLRQSPATFDASFQSRQTPSIENNEESLKLLQKDLSHLTPSVYKHQSQAYQNKDIENASNFPLDLRSPSLDSVYQERYQHKNEPEQYNLRNDHVYSASQSFNLRSSSPTMNTCNYLVENFSKLGRSSPSLDQGYHTLVSPSPGPSTPGPWTDLSPGVSNFKGKRILSKNNSFDKLPDDAVIKIFMWLDSCDLCSLARVCRRFETLAWQPCLWRTITLKGEHLSGDKAMRGVFRRLCGLGRTGACPSVERVFLGEGCKVTDRGLALLARRCPELTHLQLHGSAAVSSIALRELTARCTNLQHLDITGCSRITSMSNDPPRRLLLQYLDLTDCAAIEDLGLKAIVRACPQLVYLYLRRCTQITDDGLKFVPSFCSGLRELSVSDCSNITDFGLYELSKLGATLRYLSVAKCDQVSDAGLKVIARRCYKLRYLNARGCEAVSDDAITVLARFCPRLRALDIGKCDVSDAGLRALAESCPNLKKLSLRNCDLVTDRGVQCVAYYCRGLQQLNIQDCQISLEGYRAVKKYCKRCVIEHTNPGFY, translated from the exons ATGTCTCACGCGGCGATGGGGCGCAGGTCACCCCTCGCCTGCCCTTTGGCGACTTTGGGCCGAGCTTCACCACCCTTGGAACCACCAGCCTACCATCATCCACTAAGCTCATCACCTCTAGATCCTCACGCTTACCTCTCAAGAAATCCTCAACATCATGACAGGGATTCACCAACGTTAGAAAAATCCTACCAACCGTACGCAAGGAGTAGAAACACCCCTTCGATAGAACCACCTTATAGAACTAGGGACCAGGGCTACCAGAGGTACGACCCACCATTTCACGCGAGACAATCCCCTGCTCTGGACAGATGTTACCCTTTCGGCAAAAAGTCCACGTCGTCTGTGGACTCGCACATGACGTACCACCTGTCGAGAAGCTCGTCAAGTTCCCTGGACCAACCTTACATCCATCCGAGCCTGAATCCTCTAGAACCGCAAGTGTACCACATACCGAGGAACCCAGCCAAAGCCATAGAAGACTCGTACTTGAGACAATCACCAGCCACTTTCGACGCGAGCTTCCAATCTAGACAAACACCTTCGATCGAAAACAACGAGGAATCCTTAAAACTGCTCCAAAAAGATCTGTCGCATCTCACGCCGAGTGTTTACAAGCATCAAAGCCAGGCTTATCAGAATAAAGACATTGAAAACGCATCCAACTTTCCTTTAGATTTACGATCGCCTTCTTTAGATTCAGTCTATCAAGAACGATATCAGCATAAGAATGAACCTGAACAGTATAACCTGAGGAACGATCACGTGTACAGTGCAAGCCAAAGCTTCAACTTGAGATCGTCATCACCTACAATGAATACGTGCAATTATTTAGTAGAAAATTTTAGCAAATTGGGAAGATCGTCGCCTAGTTTAGATCAAGGATACCATACGCTCGTTTCGCCGAGTCCTGGACCGTCTACGCCCGGTCCTTGGACTGATCTGAGTCCTGGCGTTAGTAATTTTAAAGGAAAGCGTATTTTATCCAAGAATAACTCCTTCGATAAGCTGCCAGACGATgctgttattaaaatattcatgtgGTTGGACAGTTGTGATTTGTGTTCTCTCGCTAGAGTGTGTAGGAGGTTTGAAACTTTAGCTTGGCAACCTTGCCTTTGGAGAACTATCACTTTAAAAGGAGAACATTTGAGTGGAGATAAAGCAATGAGGGGTGTGTTTAGAAGACTGTGCGGTTTGGGAAGGACTGGAGCTTGTCCCAGTGTAGAAAGAGTGTTTTTGGGAGAAGGATGCAAAGTGACGGATAGGGGTTTAGCCCTATTGGCGCGCAGATGTCCTGAATTGACCCATCTCCAGCTTCACGGAAGTGCTGCAGTATCATCGATAGCATTGAGAGAATTGACTGCGAGATGTACAAACTTGCAGCACCTGGATATCACGG GTTGCTCCCGTATAACAAGCATGAGCAACGATCCTCCTCGTCGACTGCTTTTACAGTATTTGGACCTCACCGACTGTGCTGCCATTGAAGATTTGGGACTGAAAGCCATTGTCAGAGCTTGTCCACAACTTGTGTATTTGTATCTTAGAAGATGTACTCAAATTACAG aTGATGGATTAAAATTTGTTCCATCCTTTTGTTCTGGTCTTCGAGAACTGAGTGTATCAGATTGTTCCAACATCACAGATTTCGGATTATACGAACTATCCAAACTCGGTGCAACTCTACGATATCTGTCGGTAGCAAAATGCGATCAAGTTAGCGACGCCGGACTTAAAGTCATAGCACGAAGGTGCTATAAATTACGTTATTTAAATGCACGAGGATGTGAAGCAGTCAGCGATGATGCCATCACAGTATTAGCCAGGTTTTGCCCGAGACTGAGAGCTTTGGATATCGGAAAGTGTGATGTTAGCGATGCCGGTTTGAGAGCTTTGGCAGAAAGTTGCCCTAATTTGAAGAAACTCAGTTTAAGGAATTGTGATTTAGTAACAGACAGAGGTGTTCAATGTGTCGCTTATTATTGCAGAGGTCTTCAACAACTAAACATTCAAGATTGTCAAATTTCATTAGAAGGATATAGAGCCGTTAAGAAATATTGTAAACGATGTGTTATTGAACACACTAACCCaggattttattaa